The Penicillium digitatum chromosome 6, complete sequence genome contains the following window.
TTAGATTTGTCCAAGGTGCTGCCGACAAAGAGCGGCGCTTTATCAATGCGGTTCATTCCAATTCCTTGGCCCAGAATCCTGATCATCCTACAATATTTGCTTGGCATGGCAGCTCTGTGAATAATTGGCACAGCATTCTACGTGAGGGGTTTCATTTCAAGCAAATTACCCATGGCCGCGCCTGTGGTGATGGTGTTTACATGTCGAACCACTTCCATACCTCGTTGGGATACAGTGGTACACATATTGATCCCTCGTGGACCAACAGTCGATTGCGGATCATGACGGTGATTTCTCTCAATGAGGTCGTCAATGCTCCCCAGGATTTTGTGAGCCGTAGCCCACACTACGTCGTGCAACACTTGGATTGGATTCAACCAAGGTATCTTTTTATCAAGGCCCTAGATTCCAGCCTAGCAGGGGAAATGGCCAGATATGTGTACACAGGTACTAAAAAGACCCGGAAACCCCAGTCATCATCTAACAAACATGATGAGAGCCTCATATACAAACAAGATCAGCGCTACCTAGCTTTAGGCCCCAACGAAAGGCCTATCAAAATCCCCATCTCGATATTTAGCGGTCAGCGGGGGGAATTTCTTCGTGCTGCTAGAAAAACAGGGCTTGCAGGCCTTGCGCCGTCATCCAAGAGGCGCAAATTTTCCGTTGAAAATACTGAGCAACATGACaacgaagacgaagacgacaATGTTAGCATTGAGACGCGCATAGAGGATCTCAGTATTCTTTTATCCGACGACGAAATGTCTGAGAATCCTTCAAGTCCCAGCATGCAAGAAGGAACTGCCCCAGAACCTGGCCTCAAGACTGACTTCCGACCTGGAACCCTACAGGACAGTACTTTCCCTACACTTTCTTCGCCAAGGTTTGCGACAACCTCAGCCACAAAAGTCCTGCAGCAGCATCTTCAGGCTACCCTCAAAATCCAGGAACGAGTGCCACTCCACGAGCTCGGATGGTACGTCGACCCCAGCTTGATCACAACAGTCTACCAATGGGTCGTGGAGCTACACACGTTTGATCCCTCCCTCCCGCTAGCACAAGACCTCAAAGCCATCAACCAAAAAAGCGTCGTCATAGAGCTTCGCTTTCCCCCGCAATTTCCCATGGATCCACCTCTTGTACGGGTGATCCGCCCTCGTTTCCTTGAGTTTTCTGCTGGAGGCGGCGGTCACATTACCACTGGTGGCTCTATGTGTATGGAACTGCTGACCCACTCGGGCTGGCTACCGACGGCTTCGATCGAGAGTGTGTTGTTGCAGGTTCGCATGGCTATTACTAACACCGATCCAAGACCCGCGCGTCTGAATCTCAACGCACGTCACAGGGACTATTCAGTAGGCGAGGCGGTGGAAGCTTACAGAAGAGTTGCGTTGGTGCATGGATGGCAGGTCTCGAAGGATATCCAGGAACTTGCCTGGTGATtttatttcttttctttgaggAATCGTTTGTACGGAGTTGATTTTGCTTTGAGCTGGTTTAATTAGTTCCTCCTTGCTGAACTTGTCATACTGTGAGATAACACTTGCCACTTTTTTCTCATCTCTTTATGCATGCCGTAGTTTGTGATTTTTGTACCTGGCATCTCTAAGATAAACGCCTAttgtaaaaaaaagggaaacgAAAGCATGGGTCAACGGAGTACATTCGAAGATATGGTTCCAATTCCAACTGAAGAATAAAAATATGTAGTCCTACAATAAGATGCACGACGATCACGATCCCAAAAAACCATACGCCTATTCACAAACACAAAAGCCTTACCCAAAAGGGCAGTAGACAAAACATTGTTATTCATTGTACATTAGTTGACTGGGAAAATTAAAACCTCCGTGGCTCATGTAGACTCAGACAAACCAGCCTGTGGGATCGTGTCTGGGAGCTGCTCGGGTTCGTTATTGGCTTGCTTAGCTTCCGTAGACCGAGAATCTTCTTGCAGCTCTGCTTCGGCAGCGACACTTTGATCAGGGACACTTGTTTTGGATGCTGCTTCTGTCCTTTCGTTTGCGGTGGGCCTTGGTTTTTCTAGTAGATTAGAATCTGTAGCAGCAGCTATGGTGGACTCCACAGGTGGTATTGCTTGAGGCAAGTCTGGGTTCGCGGAAGACTGGGCATCTACCCCTAGGCTTTGTTCCGGGGCCGGGGCATCTCCCATCTCAACATCTTTCGCTTCTTCTGGGTATAGACTGGGCCTGGAAGGTTCAGAGGGACTTTGTTGGTCCGGTTCAGTAGTTGTCGAGGGCTGTTCTTGTGTGCCAGGATGCGAGATGAACTCGCTTGGAATCTGTTTGGATTCCCAAGGCTCTGCCAAGACATCGTCCGATGCTGCAGTCCGCTCAATTTCTGAATGCCCACGTGCCACTGGGGTTTCTAGGGGGGATTCGCTGCTAGCAGGTGGCAGGGCAGTCGCATTTTCCTGCTGAATGGGAAGCGCAGGTTCTCCCTTTGGTGTAAGGTCAGCCATCGGCTCTATGACTTCCTCTTCTTGCGCCTTAGTATGTGGAATTTGAGCTTCGTTGGCTGCAGCTGAAAGCTCGGCAGGTTCACTTGGCGTCACAGCAGATCCGGCGGGATAAGTGGGAGGGTTGTCATACTCCGAAATGATCGGCTTCTCATTTGATTGGGTGACCTCAGCCTTCTCCGaaggaaccttggaagccaGAGCGCCGAAATCCATCCCTGGGGTATTTTCAGGCTGATTTTGCTTCTCCTTTTCGATTGGTAGAGAAGTTTCCGGCGCAGGAGGCTGGTTTTCAGGAACGGCATCTGCCATGTCGACATCGGCTGACTGCTCGGCAGAAGTTTCGAATGAAGGCTGATCCGCGAACTCTGTGCCAGACAGAGGCTGGGGGGTATCAGGAGTCTTCGCGTCTATCATGGAATCGTCACCATCGTCGCTCTCATCACCTTCGTcgccatcttcatcgtcttcatcttgaCCAGCCTGGTCGATTGACATGTGCGAAGCATCATGCTGGCCTTCTCTATTGACACCACCCTCCCCATTACCAGTAGTAAGGCCAACTCCGTGTACTGTCGCGGCATCAGCCCCTTCGCCAGGTGCAAACAtgaccttcttcttccgGCCCTTTCCAATCCCTTTGCCCTTTCTTTTAGGTGGGGGTGGACGTCGCTTTGGAGGTGTCATAACAGCTGCTGATCCAGCCTCCGCAACAACAACACCCTCAGCATTGACAATACCGACCCCCTCGACAACCGTCCCAGGTGCGGGCGCTTCGGGCTTCACAGGGACTTGGCTCTGCTCGGCAATCGTCTGCAAGTCACCAGTGATCTCTCCTTCAATACGATGGCCCTCAGGCACCCACGCCTCGTAGACGGAGATGTTGCCTGTTTCAGGATCAACTTTCTTGAATTTCGTCCTCCTCATGGGCCCAGAAGCCGACCCATCCGTACCAGCAGTGGCACCATAAAGTGATGAAAGACCAGGACGTCTCTTTGCCAGAAACTCAACCTCTGCAGGCTCGAGGTGTTTGGGAAGCGTCATCCATTTGCGAGTTGTGAAGCTCCGGTCGGCCATCtgagatgaagatgacgggTCCTCCGCATCTGCCACGCTTttatcctcatcatcagcTGGTCGACTGCCCTGGCGAATATGGATACATCCGGCACGGGCTGCTCGAAGGAGTGCACGACTGATTGGCGGCAAGAGCTGGCTATCTCTTGGCATTGGGAGCTCTGGTAGCGTTGGACCTCCGCCTGGGCCTTGAATGCTGAATTCCGAGTCATCAGGTTTGGGCGCTTGAGAGAAGGTGTGCTGCTGTCGGGACCAGCGACGCACTGGCAATCCCTCAAAGACATCGTGGTCAATTTGGCCGGTGCGGGTACGGTTTGGGGCACCGTCGAGGTGTCGCCCTGAGCGCGAGGCTCTGAACTGTGATGACTTTTAGCCAGCTCATTCGGGCATTTTAAGATCTAGAATATCTAGAATGACCATGTGCCAAGGGCAACCAAGTCGGGACCAGATAAGATAGATCACTACGGGGGCAAGTTGAAACGTACCGTGGAAGGCATGGCAGATGCCTCTATAATAATTCAAAGACAAGTGCGCACAACCAGGAAGCTTGTAATGTCCTTGCGGGGACCACCCGGGGTGAATTCTTTAGCGGGACGTGGTGGAGTGGGTGATGGTAGCGGACCAGTGCAACTCCGTCGCGTTGCGATGCTCCAAGACCGCAAAGATACATCACGTGATCCATCCTTCTGGAACATCTGTGCAACATCTTGCTATGGCAGCCATCTATGTTGTGACAGTATCCCTTAACTTATATCCCTTAGCAGACAGAAAGAAATGCAGTTCGATTAATCAAAATCTGCACTGTGATCCAAGAATGGAATGGAGTGTTTCTGGAGCTTGATAAAGATAGCTATAGCTGCAGCTGTATCGCTGGGTGTATAAATACAAAGATTGAGCAGGTATTTAATTATTCCACCATTGAAAATTTATTGAAACAAACAAAACGGGGTGGTTACAGGTTTCCATTCGATCCTCAAGAATTAATCCCAACTACTATATGTTAGCGTATGCGAAAGAGGTGTGCATGGAGTTTCAATTCAACAACTTACCCAGTGTCCTTCTGGCGAACAATGCCTCCATGGTTCCCGGTTTCCTTTCCCTTCAAACCAAATCAACATGAGTTTGTATCCTGGAGCAAGGCCCTAGACCAAGGGAGGACTTACAGTCTTCTGGCCTTCCACCACCAACTTATCCAACTGATAGAACTGGCTGATGATCGTTTGTCTCTGTAGTTATGTCAGTATAATTACCCACCACGGTTGAGTTTAGTGAGTCATAGGACAATTTTGGAAGGTGGGACTCGTCGACTTTCGGTACACGAGGTTTTTGATGGATCTCCCACATCTGCCACCGATCGAGTTTCACCCTCCAAAAGCCCTGTAATACCACTAACCTTCAGCAAGCGCAAGCTTTGAAGTCCCTCCTGGATCAGTTCCTGTATCCGGCGTTCTTCTGTAGTGTTTTGGTGCTTGCGGAATGAGTCTCTTGTCTTCCGACGAGCGTATTCACGGAAGTTATAGTTGGAAAATTGTCCAGAATAGCGCAGAAGGGAGCGGAActaattaaaaaaaaagaaaagcacACATTAGTTTGGTTTATTAATAAAATTAAACGCACGAGGATGAAGCGCATATAGAGCCAAGAAGACATACCAAAGATCGTGCCTGGAAGGCAGTCTCACGATGCAAGGACGTGACAGACATGATAGTCGAGGTTATGATAATAGTGTTGAGAGGATTCAGACGGTTGTAAGGGTCAAAGACGGAAGATGAGAAGTGCGAGACGCCAGCTTGGCCAACCCCAGGTTATCACTGAAGCCTTAGTCGCGTGGTCGACACGGCGCTACTGTGGCAAATAGTTGTCCTGAGAACCGCTGAGTCAGTACGCTGGTTCGTGTTGTAATGATCGAGAGCCAAAAATGCAGTTCACATACGTCGGGCCAAGTGAGTCGTATCAAAAGCGCAATCGGAGGTGGCGGTTCAATCTTCCAAGACCAAAGATCCGGGGAGATCAAATCACACAGGAA
Protein-coding sequences here:
- a CDS encoding LYR family protein, with the translated sequence MPSTFRASRSGRHLDGAPNRTRTGQIDHDVFEGLPVRRWSRQQHTFSQAPKPDDSEFSIQGPGGGPTLPELPMPRDSQLLPPISRALLRAARAGCIHIRQGSRPADDEDKSVADAEDPSSSSQMADRSFTTRKWMTLPKHLEPAEVEFLAKRRPGLSSLYGATAGTDGSASGPMRRTKFKKVDPETGNISVYEAWVPEGHRIEGEITGDLQTIAEQSQVPVKPEAPAPGTVVEGVGIVNAEGVVVAEAGSAAVMTPPKRRPPPPKRKGKGIGKGRKKKVMFAPGEGADAATVHGVGLTTGNGEGGVNREGQHDASHMSIDQAGQDEDDEDGDEGDESDDGDDSMIDAKTPDTPQPLSGTEFADQPSFETSAEQSADVDMADAVPENQPPAPETSLPIEKEKQNQPENTPGMDFGALASKVPSEKAEVTQSNEKPIISEYDNPPTYPAGSAVTPSEPAELSAAANEAQIPHTKAQEEEVIEPMADLTPKGEPALPIQQENATALPPASSESPLETPVARGHSEIERTAASDDVLAEPWESKQIPSEFISHPGTQEQPSTTTEPDQQSPSEPSRPSLYPEEAKDVEMGDAPAPEQSLGVDAQSSANPDLPQAIPPVESTIAAATDSNLLEKPRPTANERTEAASKTSVPDQSVAAEAELQEDSRSTEAKQANNEPEQLPDTIPQAGLSEST
- a CDS encoding Complex 1 LYR protein; its protein translation is MSVTSLHRETAFQARSLFRSLLRYSGQFSNYNFREYARRKTRDSFRKHQNTTEERRIQELIQEGLQSLRLLKRQTIISQFYQLDKLVVEGQKTGKETGNHGGIVRQKDTGWD